The proteins below are encoded in one region of Streptomyces sp. NBC_00490:
- a CDS encoding quinone oxidoreductase family protein — protein sequence MEQTMMAVRLFEHGGPEVLQYLEVPIPQVGPDDILLRVHATAVNSWDIRYRTGNLPEPLPGRPAWPLPFQLGRDAAGEIVATGTNVTKWHPGDRAVQLPHPPCRNCALCIRGLENLCVDTAYPGHQTFGGYAQYVVRHQDTVLPIPDGIDYATAAATMWTYTTPLNCARQAPVGPGDTVLITGASGGMATACAQLAKLSGATVIGTTTKADRDDALKTLGYDHILHSTDPHLPAQVRQLTHGLGADAVWDCVGGNDFFQLSLSCARLGATVTVLGTPPSQSSRLELDALTLIGQQVKIAGVRGATRRDQQLCLQLLAAGHIHPIIDRSYPLAEAAQAHTYLESHRQVGKVILLP from the coding sequence GTGGAACAGACCATGATGGCGGTCCGCCTGTTCGAACATGGCGGACCCGAGGTGCTCCAGTACCTGGAGGTACCCATCCCCCAGGTCGGCCCCGACGACATCCTGCTGCGCGTGCACGCCACCGCCGTCAACAGCTGGGACATCCGCTACCGCACCGGCAACCTGCCCGAGCCCCTGCCGGGACGACCCGCGTGGCCGCTGCCGTTCCAGCTCGGCCGGGACGCCGCCGGCGAAATCGTCGCCACCGGCACCAACGTCACCAAGTGGCACCCCGGCGACCGAGCCGTCCAACTCCCCCACCCACCATGCCGCAACTGCGCCCTGTGCATCCGCGGACTGGAAAACCTGTGCGTCGACACCGCCTACCCCGGACACCAGACCTTCGGCGGATACGCCCAATACGTCGTACGCCACCAGGACACCGTCCTGCCCATCCCCGACGGCATCGACTACGCAACCGCCGCCGCCACCATGTGGACCTACACCACCCCCCTCAACTGCGCACGCCAGGCACCCGTCGGCCCCGGCGACACAGTGCTCATCACCGGCGCCAGCGGCGGCATGGCCACCGCCTGCGCCCAACTGGCCAAACTCAGCGGCGCCACCGTCATCGGCACCACCACCAAAGCAGACCGCGACGACGCACTCAAGACGCTCGGCTACGACCACATCCTGCACTCCACCGACCCCCACCTGCCCGCACAGGTCAGACAGCTGACACACGGACTGGGCGCCGACGCCGTCTGGGACTGCGTCGGCGGCAACGACTTCTTCCAGCTCTCCCTGTCCTGCGCACGCCTCGGCGCCACCGTCACCGTCCTGGGCACACCCCCCAGCCAAAGCTCCCGCCTCGAACTGGACGCACTCACCCTCATCGGCCAGCAAGTGAAGATCGCCGGGGTACGCGGCGCCACCCGGCGCGACCAGCAACTGTGCCTTCAACTACTGGCCGCCGGACACATCCACCCCATCATCGACCGGTCCTACCCCCTCGCAGAAGCAGCCCAGGCCCACACCTACCTGGAAAGCCACCGCCAGGTCGGCAAAGTCATCCTCCTGCCCTGA
- a CDS encoding response regulator transcription factor, with protein sequence MSTQRVLVVDDEPKIRMTVRGYLESDGFHVVEAADGPSALKAVTRDRPDLVVLDVMLPGLDGFQVLRRIREASQIPVILLTARDEEVDRLIGFTTGSDDYVTKPFSPRELALRVRAILRRTDNRAETAQEDDVLRFDGLTVDPETRTVLVDADRTVELSALDFDLLFAMVRAPGRVFTRRGLLAQVWGEDFFGDERVVDVHIRTLRRALGDDANAPRFVGTVRSIGYRFIGRPA encoded by the coding sequence ATGAGTACGCAGCGCGTTCTGGTCGTCGACGACGAACCCAAGATCCGCATGACCGTGCGCGGTTACCTGGAATCGGACGGCTTCCACGTCGTCGAAGCCGCGGACGGACCCTCCGCCCTCAAGGCCGTCACCCGTGACCGGCCGGACCTCGTCGTGCTCGACGTGATGCTTCCGGGACTGGACGGATTCCAGGTCCTGCGCCGCATCCGGGAGGCCAGCCAGATCCCGGTGATCCTGCTGACCGCCCGCGACGAGGAAGTCGACCGGCTGATCGGCTTCACCACCGGCAGCGACGACTACGTCACCAAGCCGTTCAGCCCTCGCGAACTGGCACTGCGGGTGCGCGCGATTCTCAGACGCACCGACAACCGCGCCGAGACGGCCCAAGAGGACGACGTGCTCCGCTTCGACGGACTGACCGTCGATCCCGAGACACGAACCGTCCTCGTCGACGCCGACCGGACGGTGGAGTTGTCAGCCCTCGACTTCGATCTGCTGTTCGCGATGGTCCGGGCCCCCGGGCGGGTCTTCACCCGGCGTGGCCTGCTCGCCCAGGTGTGGGGCGAGGACTTCTTCGGCGACGAGCGCGTCGTCGACGTACACATCCGCACCCTGCGACGCGCGCTCGGCGACGACGCGAACGCACCCCGGTTCGTCGGCACCGTTCGCTCCATCGGCTACCGGTTCATCGGGCGCCCTGCCTAG